In Candidatus Krumholzibacteriia bacterium, the genomic window CGCGCGCAAGAGGACGAACTCGCGCACCTCTTCGTCGGTGAGACGCTGGTCGGCGCCCGGGTGCTCCCGCCAGGCGAGGTAAGGGCGGGAGTAGGGAGCGGGCAGCTGTTCTTCGGCCGGTAGCTCCACATAATAGATGCCACAGCGCAGGCCCACACGGCGGGTGATGGCGTCCCAGCTGCCACCCTCGCGCCGCCAGGTGACGATCTCGTCCAGCTTCCGGGCCGAGGCGCGCTCGAGATGCAGCGCCACCAGCAGGTCGTACTCGCTGATCCAGGCGACGCGCTTCTCCACCGCGGCGAGATCGGCGCCATAGTGGCGCTCGAAGAGGAAGCCCAGCTGCAAGGGCCGGGACGGCTCGGCGTACACGTCCCGGTCCTGGGCGGCACTCGCGAGGAGCACCGCCAGGAGAATTGCGGCATGGAACCCGGCGCGCTGCACGGAACCTCCCCGGCGACTACCTGGGGATCTCTTCGTGCAAACGTCGCACCGGTTGGGAAAGGGCGGAGGAGGCTGCATGGACCCGCATGGAGCCGCACGGGGCTCGACAATTCCCGCCAAGGGAGCGCGGATCGAGAGTGGCAGGAGCTTCCACGTCTGGGAAGTCGAGCGGCAAGGCGGCGACGTCCTCGCCATGACCGCCCTGGCGAGGAAGGACGAAGGTCGGGCGGCAGCCTACGTCAGCGGAAGAGCGCCTTGACCTGGCTCCAGGTGGTCGCTTCCACTGGCAGGGGCATGAACACGACGACGAGCCGAGGGCGGAAAGACGCGGTGACAACCTGCCGTGAGTCGAAACGCTTCGTAGTGAGGATGGACACCTCATTGCCGCGCAGGATCCAACCGAAGTTGGCCGTGCCGTTCACCCAGTCCTGCACGTCGGCGACGAGACCACTCCCGGTCCAGGAGTAGTCTCCAGCTTGGTTCACCGACGTGGTGGCACTGGCTGTGGCGTTGAATTGGCCTCCCGGGGTCGACCATGACGCGGTGTTGAAGAAACGAAAGCTCCAGGTGGCGTCGTTCGTCGTTGCCGCGGCGCCGGCGCCTTCACCGCGCCCGGCGACGGAAGTCCCCTCGCCCCAATCGGCGAGCAGTCGGTGCGCAGCGATGTTCGTCGGGCCGCTGATCGTCTTCGACATGTGCAGCGTGAGGGTCGCGCTCTGCACCGTCGCACCGGCAGGGATCGAGCCCACGTCGAAGGCGATGAGGCTGCGGCGGACACGCTGGTTCGCCGGAGGTGTCGTGGTCGTCCGGCCGGCGAA contains:
- a CDS encoding DNRLRE domain-containing protein, whose translation is MARRVDRLLLAWACTLAVVAPAGADTVTLGASKDNTIYENTALSNGAGQHLFAGRTTTTPPANQRVRRSLIAFDVGSIPAGATVQSATLTLHMSKTISGPTNIAAHRLLADWGEGTSVAGRGEGAGAAATTNDATWSFRFFNTASWSTPGGQFNATASATTSVNQAGDYSWTGSGLVADVQDWVNGTANFGWILRGNEVSILTTKRFDSRQVVTASFRPRLVVVFMPLPVEATTWSQVKALFR